The Alphaproteobacteria bacterium genome contains a region encoding:
- a CDS encoding lytic murein transglycosylase: protein MTGKPYLVPYHAAMISRVFKSMPLLRHLAWLAPLLVSTAALAQDDRYPQSLPAITGSVAPQSDKWSGEPGASGHPLMMPDAILAAVADFKNCLERLWPEAARRGISRANYDKFTGDLEPDVKIMDYVDAQPEFTKAFWDYLDLLVTDERITKGRELLAANAVTFDAVEKAYGVDRTIIAAIWGVETKYGAVAGERPVIRSTATLACVGRRQAYFKDEFLATLDILQRGDIKPEQLKGSWAGAFGATQFMPTAFKRYAVDFDHDGRRDIVGSVADIAASTANHLKVAGWVAGQAWGYEVTLPQNFNYLLADPAKRLTLAEWARQGVMRAGGAPFPRGGDRATLFIPAGARGPSFLLLDNFRALMKYNPAEAYALAAGHLADRLRGGGPLVGTWPREERVLTRAERLELQQHLARQGFDVGEPSGRLGLKTRTAVRDFQARSGLVPDGFATVAILERLRAR, encoded by the coding sequence ATGACCGGGAAACCCTATCTGGTGCCCTATCACGCAGCAATGATCAGCCGGGTTTTCAAATCGATGCCGCTTCTCCGCCACCTTGCGTGGCTCGCGCCGCTGCTCGTCTCGACCGCGGCGCTTGCGCAGGACGACCGCTATCCGCAATCGCTTCCGGCCATCACCGGATCGGTTGCCCCCCAGTCCGACAAGTGGAGCGGCGAGCCGGGCGCCTCGGGCCACCCGCTGATGATGCCGGACGCCATTCTGGCCGCGGTCGCGGACTTCAAGAATTGCCTTGAGCGCCTGTGGCCCGAGGCGGCGCGGCGCGGCATTTCGCGCGCGAACTACGACAAGTTCACCGGCGACCTCGAGCCCGACGTCAAGATCATGGACTACGTCGATGCGCAGCCGGAATTCACCAAGGCGTTCTGGGACTATCTCGACCTCCTGGTGACCGACGAGCGCATCACCAAGGGCCGCGAACTGCTCGCCGCTAATGCCGTGACTTTCGACGCGGTCGAGAAAGCCTATGGGGTCGACCGCACCATCATCGCGGCGATCTGGGGCGTGGAGACGAAATACGGCGCGGTCGCGGGAGAACGGCCGGTGATCCGCTCGACCGCGACGCTTGCCTGCGTCGGGCGGCGGCAGGCCTATTTCAAGGACGAGTTTCTCGCGACGCTGGACATCCTGCAGCGCGGCGACATCAAGCCGGAGCAGCTCAAGGGCTCGTGGGCCGGCGCCTTCGGCGCGACGCAGTTCATGCCGACGGCGTTCAAGCGCTACGCGGTCGACTTCGATCATGACGGACGGCGCGATATCGTCGGCAGTGTCGCCGACATCGCGGCATCGACCGCGAATCATCTCAAGGTCGCCGGCTGGGTGGCGGGCCAGGCCTGGGGCTACGAGGTCACCCTGCCGCAGAACTTCAATTACCTGCTGGCCGATCCGGCGAAGCGGCTGACGCTTGCCGAGTGGGCACGGCAAGGCGTGATGCGCGCAGGCGGTGCGCCGTTCCCGCGAGGGGGCGACCGCGCGACGTTGTTCATTCCGGCAGGCGCGCGCGGTCCGAGCTTCCTGCTGCTCGATAACTTCCGCGCGCTGATGAAATATAATCCGGCCGAGGCCTATGCACTCGCGGCCGGGCATCTGGCCGACCGGCTGCGCGGCGGCGGCCCCCTCGTCGGCACCTGGCCGCGCGAGGAGCGGGTACTAACCCGCGCGGAGCGTTTGGAATTACAGCAGCATCTCGCCCGCCAGGGTTTTGACGTCGGGGAGCCGAGCGGGCGGCTGGGCTTGAAAACCCGCACCGCGGTGCGGGATTTCCAGGCCCGCAGCGGGCTTGTGCCGGACGGCTTTGCAACCGTCGCGATTCTGGAGCGTTTGCGGGCCCGTTAA
- the galU gene encoding UTP--glucose-1-phosphate uridylyltransferase GalU: MKAIRKAVFPVAGLGTRFLPATKAIPKEMLTIVDRPAIQLVVDEAREAGIEHFIFVTGRNKDAIEDYFDLQYELEQTLRARNKTAELAALAEVLPAAGATSFTRQQSPLGLGHAVWCARELVGDEPFAVVLPDMLMMAKPGCLKQMIDAHRDLGEGASVIAVEEVPHNQTHMYGVVGRGNSKGKAFEITGMVEKPPQGKAPSNLIISGRYILQPDIFTILEKQGRGAGGEIQLTDAMIAHSKRAPFFGYKFDGRTYDSGSKLGFLIANVAYALERKDIAPVFREELKRLLG; this comes from the coding sequence ATGAAAGCAATCCGCAAGGCTGTCTTTCCCGTCGCCGGTCTCGGTACCCGCTTCCTCCCCGCCACCAAGGCGATCCCGAAGGAGATGCTGACCATCGTCGACCGGCCGGCCATTCAACTGGTCGTCGACGAGGCGCGCGAAGCCGGCATCGAGCATTTCATTTTCGTCACCGGCCGCAACAAGGATGCGATCGAGGACTATTTCGATTTGCAGTACGAGCTGGAGCAGACGCTGCGCGCGCGCAACAAGACCGCCGAGCTTGCAGCCCTCGCCGAGGTGCTGCCGGCGGCCGGCGCGACGTCGTTCACGCGCCAGCAGTCGCCGCTTGGATTGGGTCACGCGGTGTGGTGCGCGCGCGAACTGGTCGGCGACGAGCCGTTCGCGGTCGTCCTTCCCGACATGCTGATGATGGCGAAGCCCGGCTGCCTCAAACAGATGATCGACGCCCATCGGGACCTCGGCGAAGGCGCGAGCGTGATCGCGGTCGAGGAAGTGCCGCACAACCAGACGCACATGTATGGCGTCGTGGGCAGAGGCAACTCGAAGGGCAAGGCGTTCGAGATCACCGGCATGGTGGAGAAGCCTCCGCAGGGCAAGGCGCCGTCGAATCTCATCATCTCGGGCCGCTACATCCTGCAACCGGACATCTTCACGATTCTGGAAAAGCAGGGGCGCGGCGCGGGCGGCGAGATCCAGCTCACGGACGCGATGATCGCGCATTCCAAACGCGCGCCGTTCTTCGGTTACAAGTTCGACGGACGCACCTACGACTCAGGCTCGAAGCTCGGCTTCCTGATCGCGAACGTCGCCTACGCGCTCGAGCGCAAGGACATCGCGCCCGTCTTCCGCGAGGAGCTGAAGCGGCTGCTGGGTTAA
- a CDS encoding Na/Pi cotransporter family protein, with protein sequence MGTMVLLDLMGGVALLLWGLHMVQSGFLRAFGADLRRFLAKGLNNRFSAFGAGLVLTALLQSSTATGLMTASFAAEGSLALVPALAIMLGANVGTTLIVQVLSFNVAKIAPLLFILGLVSFRTSTDKRLRDLGRVAIGLGLMLLSLHILIDTLAPAENAPSVRAMLGAITSDPVLCVLVAAVLTWAAHSSVAIVLLIMSLAFSQFITAPAALALVLGANLGSAINPVMEGGRREDLTSYRLPVGNLVNRVLGVVVALPLLPWIANVMQGIEPNASRMTAEFHIAFNVVLAVAFIGLLDPLAAALRKVFPARVAASDASAPRYLDESALQTPSLALGDAARETLRMGDLVEQMLRQVMTALMTNDRALVVQVSRTDNVVDRLDEAIKLYVTKLTRESLDDREGGRAMEIISFAINLEHIGDIIDKNLSELAGKKIKKGLQFSAEGEAEIVAFHKRILDNLKLAFNVFMSGDVNDARKLIAEKTTLRNAELAAAEGHFGRLREGRPETLETTSLHLDVLRDLKRIHSHICSVAYPVLDGAGLLADEAAESDPITLRATRPSTQ encoded by the coding sequence ATGGGTACGATGGTTTTGCTCGATCTCATGGGGGGCGTCGCGCTGCTGCTCTGGGGCCTGCACATGGTCCAGAGCGGGTTCTTGCGCGCCTTCGGCGCGGACCTGCGGCGCTTCCTCGCCAAGGGACTGAACAACCGCTTCAGCGCTTTCGGCGCCGGTCTCGTACTGACCGCGCTCCTTCAAAGCAGCACGGCGACCGGGCTGATGACGGCCTCGTTCGCCGCCGAAGGCTCGCTTGCGCTCGTTCCCGCGCTCGCAATCATGCTCGGCGCCAATGTCGGCACCACGCTGATCGTCCAGGTGCTGTCTTTCAACGTCGCGAAAATCGCGCCTCTGCTTTTCATACTCGGCCTTGTGAGCTTCCGCACCAGCACCGACAAGCGGCTGCGGGACCTGGGGCGGGTCGCGATCGGTCTCGGCCTGATGCTGCTCTCGCTGCACATCCTGATAGACACGCTGGCCCCGGCCGAGAACGCCCCGTCGGTCCGCGCGATGCTGGGCGCAATCACGTCCGATCCGGTCCTCTGCGTGCTGGTCGCAGCGGTTCTGACCTGGGCAGCGCATTCGAGCGTCGCGATCGTTCTCTTGATCATGTCGCTCGCATTCTCCCAGTTCATCACGGCGCCGGCCGCGCTGGCGCTCGTGCTCGGCGCCAATCTGGGCAGCGCGATCAATCCGGTCATGGAAGGCGGACGGCGCGAGGATCTCACCAGCTACCGGCTGCCCGTCGGCAACCTCGTCAATCGCGTCCTCGGCGTCGTCGTTGCGCTTCCGCTGCTGCCGTGGATCGCGAATGTCATGCAAGGCATCGAGCCGAACGCCTCGCGGATGACGGCCGAATTCCACATCGCGTTCAACGTCGTGCTCGCCGTCGCATTCATCGGATTGCTCGATCCGCTGGCGGCGGCGCTGCGCAAGGTGTTTCCGGCGCGGGTCGCCGCGAGTGACGCTTCCGCACCGCGCTATCTCGATGAGAGCGCGCTGCAGACGCCCTCGCTCGCGCTGGGCGACGCGGCGCGCGAGACGCTGCGCATGGGCGACCTCGTCGAGCAAATGCTGCGGCAGGTGATGACCGCGCTGATGACCAACGATCGTGCGCTCGTCGTGCAGGTATCCCGCACCGACAATGTCGTAGACCGGCTCGACGAGGCCATCAAGCTCTACGTGACGAAGCTGACGCGCGAGAGCCTGGACGACCGCGAGGGCGGGCGCGCCATGGAAATCATTTCGTTTGCGATCAACCTCGAGCACATCGGCGACATCATCGACAAAAATCTCAGCGAGCTTGCGGGGAAGAAGATCAAGAAGGGCCTGCAGTTCTCCGCGGAGGGCGAGGCTGAGATCGTGGCCTTCCACAAGCGCATCCTCGACAACCTAAAGCTCGCCTTCAACGTGTTCATGTCCGGCGATGTCAACGACGCCCGCAAGCTGATCGCCGAGAAGACGACGCTGCGCAACGCCGAGCTTGCGGCGGCCGAGGGGCATTTCGGGCGGTTGCGCGAGGGCCGACCCGAGACGCTCGAGACGACGTCGCTGCATCTTGACGTGCTGCGCGACCTCAAGCGCATCCATTCGCACATCTGTTCGGTCGCCTATCCGGTGCTCGACGGCGCGGGCCTGCTGGCAGACGAGGCCGCCGAGAGCGATCCGATCACATTGCGCGCGACGCGGCCCTCAACGCAGTAG
- a CDS encoding L,D-transpeptidase, which yields MLSRFAMTQSTVAMRRSGPPGMLTLAAMAALAVLSGNAVAREARPAPPPKEATAPREAGEPIMAIVSIKSQQVIFYDAEGWILRAPVSTGVKGRETPAGIFAVVEKEVDHRSTMYDDAWMPHMQRITWNGVALHGGPLPGYAASHGCIRMPYGFAEKLFDKTRIGMRVIISPNDAAPVEFSHPALVVPNAEAIAAAPARVDAFAREALEAAKAADEAKKAAATAVRETTSLNASLRKLEQLKARADAELAFAERKLAAAKTDEAKAKAEDLKQKVAAKAAEAATQLDTARADAKLKLDAAAAAKDTAKAADIKRAASAKAATDAKLALEPFSIYISRATQKLYVRRNTHKPAPDGGGEVFDTSIEVPVTIRNPDRPIGTHVFTAVARSDAGLRWTAVTIDEGDDARSALDRVTIPRDVLDRIGPTVLPRSSIVISDEPLSAETNYRTEFVAVLSNQPQGGFITRKPTVVANTDPQDDNGFGWFFGRGGWGSQGGSQGAWGPQSPPQRGQTGPQRSGSSQPGPQRGGGSIFDNSGWRGDPYLRREQGW from the coding sequence ATGTTAAGTCGATTTGCGATGACGCAATCCACTGTGGCGATGCGGCGTTCGGGCCCTCCCGGCATGTTGACGCTTGCCGCGATGGCCGCGCTGGCGGTGCTGAGCGGTAACGCCGTCGCAAGAGAGGCGCGCCCCGCGCCACCACCCAAAGAGGCGACGGCGCCGCGCGAAGCCGGTGAGCCGATCATGGCGATCGTCTCGATCAAATCCCAGCAGGTCATTTTCTACGACGCCGAGGGCTGGATCCTGCGCGCGCCGGTCTCGACGGGCGTCAAGGGACGCGAGACACCCGCCGGAATCTTTGCCGTCGTCGAGAAAGAGGTCGACCACCGCTCGACCATGTATGACGACGCCTGGATGCCGCACATGCAGCGCATCACCTGGAACGGCGTCGCGCTGCACGGCGGGCCGCTGCCCGGGTATGCGGCCTCGCACGGCTGCATCCGGATGCCCTACGGCTTTGCCGAAAAGCTGTTCGACAAGACGCGGATCGGCATGCGGGTGATCATCTCGCCGAACGACGCGGCCCCCGTGGAGTTTTCGCACCCGGCGCTGGTCGTGCCGAACGCGGAGGCAATCGCGGCTGCGCCGGCACGCGTCGACGCGTTCGCGCGCGAAGCCCTGGAGGCCGCCAAGGCGGCCGACGAGGCAAAGAAAGCCGCCGCGACAGCCGTGCGCGAGACGACATCGCTCAATGCCTCGCTCCGCAAGCTGGAACAGCTCAAGGCCCGCGCCGACGCCGAACTCGCGTTTGCCGAGAGAAAACTCGCTGCCGCAAAGACGGACGAAGCCAAGGCGAAGGCCGAGGACCTAAAGCAGAAGGTCGCCGCCAAGGCCGCGGAGGCAGCGACGCAACTCGACACCGCGAGGGCCGACGCGAAGTTAAAGCTCGACGCCGCCGCTGCCGCGAAGGACACCGCCAAGGCGGCCGACATCAAGAGGGCTGCCTCCGCCAAGGCGGCGACCGACGCGAAGCTCGCGCTCGAGCCGTTCTCGATCTACATCAGCCGCGCGACGCAGAAGCTCTACGTGCGGCGCAACACCCATAAGCCGGCGCCGGACGGTGGCGGTGAGGTGTTCGACACGTCCATCGAGGTTCCGGTCACGATCCGCAATCCCGACAGGCCAATCGGCACGCATGTGTTCACTGCGGTGGCGCGCAGCGATGCGGGCCTGCGCTGGACGGCGGTCACCATCGACGAGGGGGACGACGCCAGGAGCGCGCTCGACCGCGTCACCATCCCGCGCGATGTGCTCGATCGCATCGGGCCGACCGTACTACCGCGCTCCTCGATCGTTATCTCCGACGAGCCGCTGAGCGCCGAGACCAACTACCGCACCGAGTTCGTCGCAGTGCTGAGCAACCAGCCGCAGGGTGGCTTCATCACGCGCAAGCCCACGGTCGTCGCGAACACCGACCCGCAGGACGACAACGGCTTCGGCTGGTTTTTTGGGCGCGGCGGTTGGGGCTCGCAAGGCGGCTCTCAGGGGGCCTGGGGGCCTCAATCTCCTCCCCAGCGCGGTCAGACCGGACCCCAGCGCAGCGGGAGCTCGCAGCCTGGTCCTCAGCGCGGCGGGGGCTCCATCTTTGACAATTCGGGTTGGCGCGGCGACCCCTATCTTCGCCGCGAGCAGGGCTGGTAA
- a CDS encoding outer membrane beta-barrel protein produces MRRAVPHFLALASASAAVLAAALAHAQPAARQGLRPAFEDTDQYPRLESPRRPARRDTRPVGANAGNSDAQPGSYASPPGSGAGTTGFVSTNAKRRPPARRRGLAPEAAQTQGPAPLSLTPPGISATTGLPVTSGTSSPTTPGTMSSTVSSTASKTGSQPPAAKQASAPPVPAAPAPPRNPLLRIPDGTATGDPTGTINTAHMAQQQVTLLRRRVTPEEDAYAALGLRTGAFLVLPAVETIGGYDTNPARTLNGRGSSFITVAPELLARSDWTRHEVTATLRGSYTAYGATPELDRPAFDGKVTGRLDVSRNTALIGEGTFIVGTDNPGSPNVQAGLSRFPIYTTLGGSLGFIQRFNRVEVAVKGTAERTEYQDSVFTDGTTQSNADRDFNRYAILMRTSYDLMPGIKPFVETGADTRRYDLQVDAGGLQRDSNGWNVRAGSTFAFYRMLTGEIAVGYLQRNYVDPTLQPIQGPTLDAALIYAFSALTNVKLTASTLVSETTVAGTSGVFTHNAGIEVEHAFRRWLIGSLKFNFGVDNYVGSPRVDDRYAVSGTLIYKLNRMMQLKAELREEWLRSTVPSADYTATVMLLGMRLQR; encoded by the coding sequence GTGCGGCGTGCCGTTCCACATTTTCTGGCGCTGGCAAGCGCCAGCGCAGCCGTGCTTGCGGCGGCACTCGCACATGCGCAACCCGCCGCACGGCAGGGCTTGCGCCCGGCCTTCGAGGACACCGATCAATATCCGCGTCTCGAGTCGCCGCGCCGCCCGGCCCGGCGCGATACCCGGCCGGTCGGAGCGAACGCCGGCAATTCCGATGCACAGCCGGGCAGCTACGCGAGTCCGCCGGGTTCGGGTGCCGGTACGACGGGGTTCGTCTCCACCAATGCAAAGCGCCGTCCTCCGGCGCGCCGCAGGGGGCTGGCGCCGGAGGCGGCGCAGACGCAGGGGCCCGCGCCGCTTTCGCTCACGCCGCCGGGCATCAGCGCCACGACCGGCCTGCCGGTGACCTCCGGAACCTCCTCCCCGACGACGCCCGGAACCATGTCATCGACTGTTTCGTCGACCGCGTCGAAAACGGGGTCGCAGCCGCCCGCCGCAAAGCAGGCGAGCGCTCCGCCCGTCCCAGCCGCGCCAGCTCCGCCGCGCAATCCGCTGCTGCGCATTCCCGACGGTACGGCGACCGGCGACCCCACCGGCACGATCAACACCGCGCACATGGCCCAGCAGCAGGTGACGCTGCTGCGCCGCCGCGTCACGCCGGAGGAAGACGCCTATGCGGCGCTTGGCTTGCGCACAGGCGCCTTCCTGGTGCTGCCCGCGGTCGAGACCATCGGCGGCTACGACACCAACCCGGCGCGCACCCTCAACGGGCGCGGCTCGTCGTTCATCACGGTCGCGCCCGAATTGCTCGCGAGGTCCGACTGGACGCGCCACGAGGTGACCGCGACCTTGCGCGGCAGCTACACCGCCTATGGGGCGACCCCGGAACTCGACCGGCCGGCCTTCGACGGCAAGGTCACGGGGCGGCTCGATGTCAGCCGCAACACCGCGCTCATCGGCGAGGGGACGTTCATCGTCGGCACCGACAATCCGGGCAGCCCGAACGTGCAGGCCGGACTTTCGCGCTTTCCGATCTACACCACGCTCGGCGGCTCGCTCGGGTTCATACAGCGCTTCAATCGCGTCGAGGTCGCCGTCAAAGGCACCGCCGAGCGCACCGAGTACCAGGATTCAGTGTTCACCGACGGCACGACACAGAGCAACGCGGATCGCGATTTCAACCGCTACGCCATCCTGATGCGCACCAGCTACGACCTGATGCCGGGCATCAAGCCGTTCGTCGAGACGGGCGCTGACACGCGCCGGTATGACCTGCAGGTCGATGCCGGAGGATTGCAGCGCGATTCGAATGGCTGGAATGTCAGGGCGGGGTCGACGTTCGCGTTCTACCGGATGCTCACCGGCGAGATCGCGGTCGGCTATCTGCAGCGCAACTATGTCGACCCGACCCTCCAGCCTATCCAGGGACCGACGCTCGATGCCGCGCTAATCTATGCGTTCAGCGCGCTGACCAACGTGAAGCTCACCGCGAGCACGCTGGTGAGCGAGACGACGGTGGCCGGTACCTCGGGCGTCTTCACCCACAACGCCGGGATCGAGGTCGAGCACGCATTCCGCCGCTGGCTCATCGGGTCGCTGAAATTCAACTTCGGCGTCGACAATTATGTCGGCTCGCCGCGGGTGGACGATCGCTATGCGGTCTCCGGCACGCTCATCTACAAGCTCAACCGCATGATGCAGCTGAAAGCGGAACTTCGCGAGGAATGGCTGCGCTCGACGGTACCGAGTGCCGACTACACCGCAACCGTCATGCTGCTGGGCATGAGGCTGCAGCGGTAG
- a CDS encoding KpsF/GutQ family sugar-phosphate isomerase, with translation MANAGPEHRIDESPLISSALRTLDTEAGGIAALIAAIRAPLGAPFAAAVDLIAKSKGRLIVTGMGKSGHVGRKIAATFASTGTPAYFVHPGEASHGDLGMITRDDVIMALSWSGETVELKDLIDYSRRFKAGLIAVTAHAESTLAKAADAVLLLPQAREACPHNLAPTTSSLMQLALGDALAVALLESRGFTALDFRGLHPGGRLGAKLKFIRDVMHTGSAVPLRPLGSAMADAIVEMTAKGFGCVGITDRDGRLAGIITDGDLRRHMRPDLLAARVDEVMTQNPKTVSGDQLVSEALELLNSSKITAVIVLGNGAPVGIVHLHDLLRAGVA, from the coding sequence ATGGCAAACGCCGGGCCGGAACACAGGATCGACGAGAGCCCGCTGATCTCATCCGCGCTGCGCACGCTCGATACCGAGGCGGGCGGCATCGCGGCGCTGATCGCAGCGATCCGCGCGCCGCTCGGTGCGCCGTTCGCCGCCGCCGTCGATCTGATCGCGAAATCGAAAGGCCGGCTGATCGTCACCGGCATGGGCAAGTCCGGCCATGTCGGGCGCAAGATCGCCGCGACCTTCGCGTCGACCGGCACGCCCGCCTATTTTGTGCACCCTGGCGAGGCGAGCCACGGCGACCTCGGCATGATCACCCGCGATGACGTGATCATGGCTCTGTCCTGGTCGGGCGAGACGGTCGAGCTCAAGGACCTGATCGATTATTCGCGCCGCTTCAAGGCCGGGCTCATCGCGGTGACGGCGCACGCGGAAAGCACGCTCGCAAAGGCCGCCGACGCGGTGCTGCTGCTGCCGCAGGCGCGCGAGGCCTGTCCGCACAATCTGGCGCCCACCACCTCCTCGCTGATGCAGCTTGCATTGGGCGACGCGCTCGCGGTTGCGTTGCTCGAAAGCCGCGGCTTCACGGCACTCGATTTCCGCGGCCTGCATCCGGGCGGCCGGCTCGGCGCGAAACTGAAGTTCATCCGCGACGTCATGCACACCGGCAGCGCCGTGCCGCTGCGCCCGCTCGGCAGTGCGATGGCGGACGCAATCGTCGAAATGACCGCAAAGGGCTTCGGCTGCGTCGGCATCACCGATCGCGACGGGCGCCTTGCCGGCATCATTACCGACGGGGATCTCCGCCGCCACATGCGCCCCGACCTGCTGGCCGCACGCGTCGACGAGGTGATGACGCAGAACCCGAAGACTGTGTCCGGCGATCAGCTGGTCAGCGAGGCGCTGGAGCTTTTGAATTCATCTAAGATCACCGCCGTTATCGTGTTGGGAAACGGCGCGCCGGTCGGGATTGTGCATCTGCACGATCTTCTGCGGGCGGGTGTGGCCTAG
- a CDS encoding NfeD family protein: protein MMEYLVAWGKWSWLILAAVFFVIELVAPGAFMMWLGLSALLVGIISFFVDWPWQYQLIAFAVFALASIPLWRRFAHRVEGQVDQPFLNRRADAFVGRVFTLEKPIVSGNGTVRIDDTVWRLSGNDAPAGSRVKVVRADAATLVVEPA from the coding sequence CTGATGGAATATCTCGTCGCCTGGGGCAAGTGGAGCTGGCTGATCCTGGCCGCGGTCTTCTTCGTGATCGAGCTGGTGGCGCCCGGCGCCTTCATGATGTGGCTCGGGCTCTCGGCGCTGCTCGTCGGGATCATTTCGTTCTTCGTCGACTGGCCCTGGCAGTATCAGCTCATCGCCTTTGCGGTGTTCGCGCTGGCGTCCATCCCGCTGTGGCGGCGCTTCGCGCATCGCGTCGAGGGGCAGGTCGATCAGCCGTTCCTCAATCGCCGCGCCGATGCCTTTGTCGGGCGCGTGTTCACGCTGGAGAAGCCAATCGTCTCGGGCAATGGCACCGTTCGGATCGACGACACGGTCTGGCGGCTCTCAGGCAACGACGCGCCCGCCGGCAGCCGCGTCAAGGTGGTGCGCGCGGACGCGGCGACGCTGGTGGTGGAGCCGGCCTAG
- a CDS encoding SPFH domain-containing protein, whose translation MFFGFDIFVLVIVALAILTLFAGVKTVPQGYNWTVERFGKYTSTLRPGLNLIVPYFDRIGHKMNMMEQAVDIPQQDVITKDNATVTVDGLAFFQTIDAAKASYEIANLDQAIVKLTMTNIRSVMGSMDLDQMLSHRDEINERLLRVVDAAVGPWGVKVNRIEIKDIVPPANLVQSMGRQMQAEREKRAVVLEAEGQRQSAILKAEGAKQAQILEAEGRREAAFRDAEGRERLAQAEAKATEVVSAAVAHGDVASLNYFVAQKYLEAFGKLAQSPNQKVLIIPMEASSVLGSLAGIGEIAKATFGSDGGGGGGNSKTVPTAPRKPSGPATPGFTTPGYTPPA comes from the coding sequence GTGTTCTTCGGCTTCGATATCTTCGTTCTCGTCATCGTCGCGCTCGCGATTCTGACGCTGTTTGCGGGCGTGAAGACGGTTCCGCAGGGCTATAACTGGACCGTCGAGCGCTTCGGCAAATACACCTCGACGCTGCGTCCGGGGCTCAATCTGATCGTGCCCTATTTCGACCGCATCGGGCACAAGATGAACATGATGGAGCAGGCGGTCGATATTCCGCAGCAGGACGTCATCACCAAGGATAATGCGACGGTCACGGTCGACGGCTTGGCGTTCTTCCAGACGATCGACGCCGCCAAAGCTTCCTACGAGATCGCCAATCTCGACCAGGCGATCGTCAAGCTCACGATGACCAACATCCGCTCGGTGATGGGCTCGATGGATCTCGACCAGATGCTGTCGCATCGCGACGAGATCAACGAGCGGCTGTTGCGCGTGGTCGATGCGGCCGTCGGGCCGTGGGGCGTCAAGGTCAACCGCATCGAGATCAAGGACATCGTGCCGCCCGCGAACTTGGTGCAGTCGATGGGCCGCCAGATGCAGGCCGAGCGCGAGAAGCGTGCCGTCGTGCTCGAAGCCGAAGGCCAGCGCCAGTCGGCAATCCTGAAAGCTGAGGGCGCCAAGCAGGCGCAGATCCTCGAAGCCGAAGGCCGCCGCGAGGCCGCGTTCCGCGACGCGGAGGGTCGGGAGCGGCTGGCACAGGCGGAGGCCAAGGCAACAGAGGTGGTGAGCGCAGCGGTCGCGCACGGCGACGTCGCCTCGCTCAACTACTTCGTGGCGCAGAAGTATCTCGAGGCGTTCGGCAAGCTCGCGCAGTCGCCGAACCAGAAGGTGCTGATCATTCCGATGGAAGCCTCCAGCGTGCTCGGCTCGCTCGCCGGGATCGGCGAGATCGCCAAGGCGACGTTCGGGTCGGACGGCGGAGGAGGTGGCGGCAACAGCAAGACCGTGCCGACCGCTCCGCGCAAGCCGAGCGGCCCGGCGACGCCCGGCTTCACCACGCCCGGCTACACGCCTCCGGCATAA